The sequence CGAACTACAATCCGCTGCATGGTGGGCGCCTGAGCAACGGAGACATCGAGAAGAGGATTGCCGAGAAACGGCAGGAGCTGATCGACTTCCAGGCCTTGGGTGAGGACGCCCGAGTCTATGCGGCGGGCGGGCGGCGGACGGCGCGGGAGATTCGCGAGCAGATCGGCGCCGCGCAGGCCAAGGGCGACAACACCGCGTACAACCATTGGCACGAAATTCTGGCCGCGTGGAAGAAGGCCTGCGCCGAATGGATCGCGGACAAGCAGAAGGAGATCGATCGCTGGGAGGCGATCCTGGTCAAACACAAAGAGGTCCACAAGGAGGATTTGGAGAAGCAGAAGGCGAACATTGACGGGCGGTTGCAGGATGCGCTGAACCAGACGCCCTGCGGGGGCGCCGGCGGCGTCGTGGACGCGAACGGGGAGGTGATCGACCGGCATCGCAACCGGCTCGACGGGCTGAGCGAATCGGAGGAGGAGAAGCAGGAGCGTAGGGACCGGTACGACGACCGGGTGTACGTCGAGCCCGACGGGACGGCACACGGCGATCCGCGCGACGCGTGGATCAACGCGATGCGCGACACGGGGCTGTCGGAGACGCAGCAGCAATCGGTGGCGGAACGGCTGAAGATGATCGAGAGTATTCTGAAGTTGAAGGATTTCACCGACTGGATGGCGGGTTTCAAGGACGCGGCGGAGATGGCTCAGGCCACGGCGGCGATCGAGGAGTTCATCCGGGCGATGGAGGCCATCGACATCCACACGATGAAGAACGCGGATTTCTACGCCAGGCGGCGGGAGATTCGGCAGTTGCTGCCGAAGGTGACCGAGGCACTGGAGAGCGGGATGCTCAGTCCGGGCCGGATCCAGCGGTATATCGACGCACTGGTCAAGAGCGGCAGCGGTACGCGGCAGACGCGCGAGCAGATTCGGACGCTGCAACGTCTGCTGGATTCGTCTCAGGATCTCAAGAACCTGTGGCGCAGCAGCGCGGCGTGGCGGAATCTGGCGCGGAACTTCGCGAACGAAACGGCGACGACCTATCGCCAGTTCGTCTCCGGTTCCTCGACGCAAGTCGCCCAGCGTCTGGACGCTTCGCTGAGCAAGATGACCAAGCTGGATAAGGGCCTTCTTCTGCTGAGCGTCGCGGCGGCGACCGCCGAGGCGTACGACCGGATCGAGCAGGGCGCCGCGGCATCGGACGCGATCGCGCGGAGCAGCGTGAATTTCGCGATCGATCTGGCCATCGCGGGTTTTCCCATCACGGCGGCGGCGGAGATGGCCACGCAGATTCTGTTCACCTCCTATGGCTATGCGACGGGCGACGAGGCGTGGGCCCAGGGGACGCTGAGCAATACGAGCAAGTGGGTGGCCGAGCAGGCACTGGATCAGGTGGCCGACGGGGCCGCCTATCTGGGCGAGGCGTCGGTGGCGCTGGAGCGGATGGTGTTCAACGAGCCCAACATCAGTGAGATCCTGGGCAACGTCGATTACGGCCGGCTGCGTCAGTCGCTGAGCCGGGTGGAGGACCAGATCGCGGCACTGCCGCCGGGCCATGCCGACGAGGCAAGGCTCATGCGGATGCGCGAGACCTTCCGCATCCTGATTCGAGCCAAACAGCAGGAGGCGTAATATCGATGCGGGGGACGCCGCGTGCCGCGTGCCGGCCAGAGGCGCATGAAAAAAGGACGCCTCGGATCGTCCGCAGGTTGGGACCTCGGTCCACTGCAAGCGCCCCCCAGGTACAGGCCTGGTTGTTGCTACACATATTATACGGCGCGATCGCAGAACCCATGCGCGGACAAACGGCTATTGTCCCATAGAAAAAACCTCAGATGCCACCGCCTTTGGCTGTATCGCGATCCGAATGCATCGGTGCCGTGACCGATCCTTCGGACCGCCTGTGGACGCTCGAGACCCATATCGAAGACGTCAGTGCCAGGGGAACAACCAGACATGGACGCGAATTCTGCGAGAGGACCATGCGAAACACCGATTCGTAATGTGCCCGTGAGGGCATAGGGGATAACGCCTGACGGCGTCACTACAAACAGGCGCCGGTAGGGGCGAGGCATGCCTCGCCCCTGCATTCGAATGCGGCAAATAGCCGGTGCGCGTGTCAGGACGGTTTTCGGTTTTGCTGACAGAATTGGCCCATCAGTTCCATGGCTTTGCCGGTCTTGTCGAGCGAGCCGTCGAGTTGGGCGAAGGCGTCGACCAGTTCGACAAGGGCCGGATCGGGCTCGACGGTGCCGTACTTGTGGGCGGCGTTGACGATGCCGGCGTCGAGGCCGTACTCCATCGCCTTGGCGACGTAGGCCCGGCAGACGCCGATCCTGCGGCCGGGCAGATCGCGCACCGAATTGCTGACGCCCAGCGAGAAGTGCGCGCCCTTGAATTTCGGGTCGCTCTTGATCTTCCTGATCGTCTCGAACGTACGGTAGGTGTAGCCCGGCACGCCCGGCTCCATCGGCATGTCGATTGCCAGCGGAAAGACGGTCGAGTCGAAGAAGATCTGCTCCGGTTTGAAGCCGTACTTGCCGACCGCCTCGTCGAAAATCCGATGGGCCAGGGCGCAGAGCTCGTCGACCGAGTGCGACCCGCCGGGACCGGTGGGCTTGTCCTCGCTGACGAGCAGCGCGATGACGGAGAAATCGTATTGCCTCTTTAGCGGCAGGATGCGGTCCATCGTATAGACCTTGACGGAATTCAGCAAGGGCGGGCGAATGACCGTAGGGGCAGGCCCCTGTGCCTGCCCGGGCTGTGCAGGGCAACCACGGGGGGTTGCCCCTACCCTATACCATTCCTTCAGGCCCGCTTCGAGCACGTCGTCGTTGCTGCTGTCGATACAGATGGGCACGCCGTCGCCCCAGCGATGCACGAGCCGGGTGTACTCGACCATCATCGCAACGGCCAGCTTTGGATCGTCCTCGCCGAAGGCGTCGAGATTGACCGCGATGTAATCGGCGCCGTCGGCCGCCTGCGACTCGATCAGGGCGCGGATGTAGTCGAGTTCGGGACTGGGCTGGGTGTAGGCGTCGGCGCCGCGGTCGCGCAACTGGTGCATGATCTGGCCCGTCTTGGGGATCGATGCGTGAACGGATTCGCCGATCGAGATCAGAGCGTTCTTCATCGTGTGGTCCTTGCCGAACAGATAGTTGAGAATCGAGGAGGAGTGCTGGAGCACCGGATTGCGGCGCGGGTTGATCGTGGCGCGCAACCGTTCGCGCCCGCCCTTCTCGGAGGCAGCCGCCTCGTAGACGCGATTGCCGACGCAGACGCGTTCGAGGTTGTTGCCGCAGTAGCCGTCCACGGTGGCGTCGCCGCACGGGGCGTTGTCGATGCCCTTCTCGCAGTCGCCCATCGTGCAGACGCCGAAGTTCTCGGGCAGGAAGCAGTCGCCGCACTCCTCACAGTCGAACAGGGTGTACTTGAACGCCTTCTCACTGGCGTTGAACAGCTTGTAGACGGGGCCCTCGCCCTTGTCGGCGCCGAGAAAGGCCATCGTCCCCTTGAAGGCACGGAATCCGGCGTGGTCGGGGTCGAGAAACGCGCGGTGCGAGAAATCGAAGAACCGCTTGCCCAGCGTCGGTCGCGGCTGCGACAGAGGGACCGCCCTGCCGCTGTCGTCGTAGAGATAGAACGCCTCCTTGGCGGGCCAGCAGAGGTTGTCCTTGAAGGGCTCCCAGTCGGCGCCGATCTCGGCGGCGCGTTCGACGATCCGTGTGAACGTCGCAAAATCGTGGACCCCTCCAATGTCCACACCGGCGGCGCCCATCGCTTTGAACATGGCCACCTGTTGCGCGGCCCGCTCGATGTGGTCGTCGAGCTTCTCGCTGTAGACCTTGGCGAGAAGCTCGTCGCTGACGAAGCAGCCGGGCAGCTTGATGTCGTGCATCAGACGCGGCGCCGGCGTCAGTGTGCTGAGCAGGTAGACGTTGCCGACCACCGGAACGTCGATCCGGCGTTCCTTGAGATAGATGAACAGTTCGAGGCTCTTACGCCAGTCCCAGCCGACCTGGGTAATGAGAAATGCGGCGCCGCAGCGGACCTTCTTCTCCATCTTGTAGTATTGCTGCATCTGCGTCGCTTCGCTGTACTTGAACGGCGAGACGGCCGCGCCGGCGATGAACTGATGCACGCCGGCCAAGGCATCGGGCTTGGCGCCGAGATAGGCGTCGTGATTCATCTTCCGGATCAGGCGGAGCAGCCCGACGGATTCGAGTTCGAAGACGCCCTTGGCGGCGACGGGTTTGTCGCCCGTCAGCGCCAGCACGCTGAAGACGCCCGCCTTGCGAAAGCCGACCAGCGAGCTGACGATCGCGTCGGCGTTGGCGTCCTTGCAACTGATGTGCGGCACGACGTCGAGGCCGTCGAGCAGGTGGTTCGCTTCGAGGACGTTGATGATGGCGGCCGGCTCGAGGTTGGCGACGCCGCCAGGGTTCTGGGGCAGTGCGATCGCGGCAAAGTCGAAACCCTCGGGCAGGACCGCCCTGCCGCCCTGAGCCGCCTCCTGATAGACGTTGAGAAACCGCTCAATGGGTGCGAAGCTGAACCCCGGGCCGCCGGTCAATTCGGCCAGTACAAGCAGGTCCGACCGCTGGCGAAGCTTCTGTCCCAGACTCTTGTGCTCCATTGCCGTCTCCATTGGGTCCATGATCCGTTTCCGGGCGAGACACATACCACAAACACTGTAGGCTAACAAGTATCTCCGCTTATTTCCATACCAATCATATGATTCAGACGCGTGGCAGTCCATCCTCAGAATTGGGTGTGGTGGTTCGATCGACATTTCCATTAGAATAGAAATGGACTTGAACAGACGGATGTGAACGGTCGTCCCGCGGCGAGTGAGACGACAGACGGGAAAGGAGATGGATGTGCGGACGATATCGATAACGGCGACCGTGATTCTGCTTGTCATCGCTCTGGCCACTCCGGGCTTTGCCACGGCCGTCACGGTCGACGGGGCGGTGCGGCATCAGACGATCGAGGGGTTCGGGACATGTCTGATCGCCTGGGTCGGTCGCTTTCGCGATCTGTACCGCACCGAGGAGTTCCAGAAGCTCTACGTCGAGGGTCTCGGGTGCAATATGCTCCGCGTCAACATGTGGGGCCCGACGTTCGAGAAGCCGACGGAGGACTGGACGAAGATCCACTATCAGGATTTCGACATGAGCGCCAACGGGGGCCGGCCGCAGATCTTCGTCGACTTCGGGCAGGGCATTCGTAAGCTCGATCCCGACGTCAAGATCATCGGCACGGTCTGGAGTCCGCCGGCGTGGATGAAGATCAATCGCTCGATCACCGACACGAGGTCAGCCGCGATCCGCGCGGGCGGATACGGCGGCTTCGACAACCGCGTGGACCCGAAGTACTTCAGACACTTCTGCAAGTGGATGGTCGAATACGTCAAACGCCACGAGCGAGAGGGGGTGCCCTTCTACGCGGTCAGTCCGGGCAATGAGGTCCAGTTCACCCAGTCGTTCGAGAGTTGCGTCTGGGATGGCAAGGACTTCGCCACCATCGTCGCTATGCTGC comes from Anaerobaca lacustris and encodes:
- a CDS encoding methylenetetrahydrofolate reductase C-terminal domain-containing protein codes for the protein MEHKSLGQKLRQRSDLLVLAELTGGPGFSFAPIERFLNVYQEAAQGGRAVLPEGFDFAAIALPQNPGGVANLEPAAIINVLEANHLLDGLDVVPHISCKDANADAIVSSLVGFRKAGVFSVLALTGDKPVAAKGVFELESVGLLRLIRKMNHDAYLGAKPDALAGVHQFIAGAAVSPFKYSEATQMQQYYKMEKKVRCGAAFLITQVGWDWRKSLELFIYLKERRIDVPVVGNVYLLSTLTPAPRLMHDIKLPGCFVSDELLAKVYSEKLDDHIERAAQQVAMFKAMGAAGVDIGGVHDFATFTRIVERAAEIGADWEPFKDNLCWPAKEAFYLYDDSGRAVPLSQPRPTLGKRFFDFSHRAFLDPDHAGFRAFKGTMAFLGADKGEGPVYKLFNASEKAFKYTLFDCEECGDCFLPENFGVCTMGDCEKGIDNAPCGDATVDGYCGNNLERVCVGNRVYEAAASEKGGRERLRATINPRRNPVLQHSSSILNYLFGKDHTMKNALISIGESVHASIPKTGQIMHQLRDRGADAYTQPSPELDYIRALIESQAADGADYIAVNLDAFGEDDPKLAVAMMVEYTRLVHRWGDGVPICIDSSNDDVLEAGLKEWYRVGATPRGCPAQPGQAQGPAPTVIRPPLLNSVKVYTMDRILPLKRQYDFSVIALLVSEDKPTGPGGSHSVDELCALAHRIFDEAVGKYGFKPEQIFFDSTVFPLAIDMPMEPGVPGYTYRTFETIRKIKSDPKFKGAHFSLGVSNSVRDLPGRRIGVCRAYVAKAMEYGLDAGIVNAAHKYGTVEPDPALVELVDAFAQLDGSLDKTGKAMELMGQFCQQNRKPS